TCAAATCCCGTGAACACGAAGCCGGTGTCGCGCGCGATCTGCATGCTGGTCCGGCGGGCGTGATAGTGCACGGCCGCGAAGAAGACGTCCACGAACTCCAATGCCTCGGGGCTGCCGTAGATGAGTTCCTGACCGGCCAGGAACGAGTGCAGGCCCATGGCGCCCAGGCCGACCGAGCGCATCTCGTCGTTGGCCCGCCGCACCGCCGGCACCTCCGCGATGCTGGTGGAGCGCGCCACGTTGTCGAGCATGCGCACCGCTGCCCCCACCACCCGCCCGATGTCGCCGCTGTGCATGGTCTGCTCGATCACCAGTGAGGCGAGGTTGCACGACACGTCCAGCCCGACGCGGTCCTCGTGCTCGCGGCCGTACGGGTGGAAATAGCTGGGCTGGGTGGGTTGCAGGATCTCCGAGCACAGGTTGCTCATCTTGATGGTGCCCACATTCGGGATCGGGTTGGCGCGGTTGGCGTGGCCCTCGAAGAGCAGGTAGGGGTACCCACTCTCGCCCTGCGTGACCGCGATCTCCTCCAGCACACGGCGGGCGGACACCCGCTTCTTGCGGATGCGCGGGTTGGCGGCCAGAGCGGCGTAGTCGCGCGTCCAGTCGATGTCCGCGAACTCCTGGCCGGTTTCCTGCCACAGAGAGTGCGGGTAGAACTGGCAGATGTCCTCACCGGACCGCACCTTCTCGAGGAAGATGTCGGGGAGGGTCGCGCCCACGCTGAGGGTCTTGAGACGGGCGTCCTCGTCGGTGGCGATCTTCTTGGCGCTGAGGGTATCCAGAAAGTCCGCGTGCATCACGCTGAGGTAGATGGCGCCCGCGCCGGGCCGCTGCCCGGCCTGATCGGCGTAGCGCAGCATGTTGTCGAGCATCTTGGCGACGCCCATCACGCCCTTGGTGACGTTCTGGATGCCGCGCAGGCTCTCGCCACGGGCGCGCAGGTTGCTGAGTTCCACGCCGATGCCGCCGCCGCCCTTGCTGAGTTCCGCCACGAACGACAGCGTCTTGGTGATCGAGTCGAGGTTGTCGGTGCAGTCCTGCAGCAGAAAACAGCTCACCAGTCGGCCGGTGTTCGCCTTGCCGGAGTTCATCAGCGTGGGCGTGGCCGGCGTGAAGGTCTGGGTCACGAGGTGGTGCACGAGTTCCAGCGCCTCCTCGACACTCTCCGAGCGCGCGAGGGCCGTGACGCTCAGGCGGTCCTCGT
This is a stretch of genomic DNA from Deinococcus metalli. It encodes these proteins:
- the nrdE gene encoding class 1b ribonucleoside-diphosphate reductase subunit alpha, with translation MERWIELNNRVLAGTVAQPEHDHEALRAYFQDRVNPNTVEFPTLEEKVRALTGQGVWDAAVFERYAPHEVRAVFDRAYSYGFRFQSFMGASKFYGEYATMTPDRTRWLERYEDRLSVTALARSESVEEALELVHHLVTQTFTPATPTLMNSGKANTGRLVSCFLLQDCTDNLDSITKTLSFVAELSKGGGGIGVELSNLRARGESLRGIQNVTKGVMGVAKMLDNMLRYADQAGQRPGAGAIYLSVMHADFLDTLSAKKIATDEDARLKTLSVGATLPDIFLEKVRSGEDICQFYPHSLWQETGQEFADIDWTRDYAALAANPRIRKKRVSARRVLEEIAVTQGESGYPYLLFEGHANRANPIPNVGTIKMSNLCSEILQPTQPSYFHPYGREHEDRVGLDVSCNLASLVIEQTMHSGDIGRVVGAAVRMLDNVARSTSIAEVPAVRRANDEMRSVGLGAMGLHSFLAGQELIYGSPEALEFVDVFFAAVHYHARRTSMQIARDTGFVFTGFEGSRYESGEHFAQYLERDFTPTFPEVAALFSGHVLPTRAEWQQLVQDIRAHGLAHSFVMAVAPTGSISYVSHASASIMPITERVETRTSNKARTIYPMPHLSERTEWYYEEAYDMDQRRVLDTVATAQRHVDQGISCTLFVPSSATTRTLQAYYLYAYRRGLKTLYYTRLRKTGVPECVSCVV